One Methanobacterium sp. DNA window includes the following coding sequences:
- a CDS encoding DEAD/DEAH box helicase, whose protein sequence is MEKLRFSDLDLSDEIKKAIVDMGFEEATPIQSLAIPHVLGGKDVIGQAQTGTGKTAAFGIPILEMANPEDKKLQAVILCPTRELAIQVAEEIRNLSKYMKKLNVLPIYGGQPIERQIKALKKGVQIIIGTPGRVMDHMRRGTLKMSNVKMMVLDEADEMLDMGFREDIEYVLQDMPQERQTLLFSATMSKPILNLTKKYQNNPEFLKVIHQQMTVPEIQQIYFEVKEKMKLELLSRLVDIYNPQLSLVFCNTKRRVDALVTHLQVRGYLADGLHGDMTQNQRDRVMGKFRSGKIEILVATDVAARGIDVDDIEAVFNYDVPNDDEYYVHRIGRTGRAGRTGRAFTFVSGREIYQLRDIQKFTKTKIEQHRIPSLADVEEIRTDIFLEKVKSVVNNDDLNVYINLIERLMEEDYTSVETAAALLKMVMGKQTGESSDEGFGDTGASPGMVRFFINAGRKQKVKAKDIVKGVAEETGLSGQVIGKIDVYEKFSFVEIPENSAKEFLSLMNRGHIKGKKVNVEPANKRE, encoded by the coding sequence ATGGAAAAATTAAGATTTTCGGATTTAGATCTCTCTGATGAGATCAAAAAAGCTATTGTAGATATGGGATTTGAAGAAGCAACTCCAATTCAATCACTTGCAATCCCCCACGTTTTAGGTGGAAAAGATGTTATAGGCCAGGCACAGACAGGTACAGGAAAAACCGCAGCATTTGGAATTCCAATTTTAGAAATGGCTAACCCTGAAGATAAGAAATTACAGGCAGTAATATTGTGTCCTACAAGAGAATTAGCGATTCAAGTAGCAGAGGAAATTAGAAATCTCTCAAAATATATGAAAAAACTCAATGTTTTACCTATATATGGTGGACAGCCTATAGAAAGACAAATTAAGGCATTGAAAAAGGGTGTTCAAATTATTATAGGGACTCCTGGACGTGTTATGGACCATATGAGACGCGGAACTTTGAAAATGAGTAATGTGAAAATGATGGTTCTTGATGAAGCAGATGAAATGCTTGACATGGGATTTAGAGAAGATATTGAATATGTATTGCAAGACATGCCTCAAGAAAGACAAACACTCCTATTTTCAGCTACAATGTCAAAACCAATCTTAAATTTGACTAAGAAGTATCAAAACAACCCTGAATTTTTGAAAGTTATTCATCAGCAGATGACCGTTCCTGAAATTCAGCAGATATACTTTGAAGTTAAAGAAAAGATGAAATTAGAGTTATTGTCACGTTTAGTAGATATATACAATCCACAATTATCTTTGGTATTCTGTAACACTAAAAGAAGAGTTGACGCGTTGGTAACACATCTTCAAGTTAGAGGGTACCTTGCAGACGGACTTCATGGAGATATGACTCAAAATCAAAGAGATCGTGTTATGGGCAAGTTTAGAAGTGGTAAAATAGAAATTCTTGTTGCAACAGATGTTGCAGCACGTGGAATTGATGTTGATGATATTGAAGCGGTCTTTAATTACGACGTGCCTAATGATGATGAATATTATGTGCACAGAATTGGTAGAACAGGACGTGCAGGTAGAACTGGACGTGCATTCACCTTTGTATCTGGAAGGGAAATTTATCAACTTAGGGATATACAAAAATTCACTAAAACAAAGATTGAACAGCATAGAATTCCATCTCTTGCTGATGTTGAAGAAATCAGGACAGATATCTTTTTAGAAAAGGTAAAATCTGTAGTAAATAATGATGATCTGAATGTGTACATTAATTTAATTGAAAGATTGATGGAAGAGGATTATACTTCAGTTGAAACTGCAGCTGCCCTTTTAAAAATGGTTATGGGCAAACAAACAGGGGAGTCATCAGATGAAGGATTTGGAGACACTGGTGCAAGTCCTGGAATGGTCAGATTCTTTATTAATGCAGGCCGTAAACAAAAAGTAAAAGCAAAAGACATAGTTAAAGGTGTTGCAGAAGAAACAGGTCTTTCAGGCCAAGTAATAGGCA